Proteins from a single region of Streptomyces spinoverrucosus:
- a CDS encoding cytochrome ubiquinol oxidase subunit I, translating into MELALAPETLARWQFGITTVYHFLFVPLTISLAALTAGLQTAWVRTEKEKYLRATKFWGKLFLINIAMGVVTGIVQEFQFGMNWSDYSRFVGDVFGAPLAFEALIAFFFESTFIGLWIFGWDKLPKKIHLACIWMVSIGTLLSAYFILAANSWMQHPVGYRINEEKGRAELTDFWAVLTQNTTLNQVFHSFSAAFLTGGAFMVGIAAFHLMRKKHIPVMRTSLRLGLVTVAVGGLLTAVSGDTLGKVMYEQQPMKMAAAEALWDGEKPAPFSVFAYGDVDKGHNKVALEIPGLLSFLAHSDFESYVPGINDTNKALQEKFGPGDYKPIVPVAYWGFRWMIGFGMASFSIGLLGLWLTRKKFLLPAAYRTGEDEVPHLVLLRKPLGSRLTRLYWLVAVWTMAFPLIANSWGWIFTEMGRQPWVVYGLFQTRDAVSPGVSQGEVLTSMIVFTTLYAILAVIEVKLLVKYVKAGPPELTEADLNPPTKIGGDARDADKPMAFSY; encoded by the coding sequence GTGGAACTGGCTTTGGCACCGGAGACTCTGGCGCGATGGCAGTTCGGCATCACCACCGTCTACCACTTCCTGTTCGTCCCCCTGACGATCTCGCTCGCCGCCCTCACAGCCGGCCTGCAGACCGCCTGGGTGCGCACCGAGAAGGAGAAGTACCTCAGGGCGACCAAGTTCTGGGGCAAGCTCTTCCTGATCAACATCGCCATGGGTGTCGTCACCGGCATCGTGCAGGAGTTCCAGTTCGGCATGAACTGGTCCGACTACTCGCGCTTCGTCGGTGACGTCTTCGGCGCGCCCCTCGCCTTCGAGGCCCTCATCGCCTTCTTCTTCGAGTCCACCTTCATCGGGCTGTGGATCTTCGGCTGGGACAAGCTGCCGAAGAAGATCCACCTGGCCTGCATATGGATGGTCTCGATCGGCACGCTGCTCTCGGCGTACTTCATCCTCGCAGCCAACTCGTGGATGCAGCACCCGGTCGGCTACCGGATCAACGAGGAGAAGGGCCGGGCCGAGCTCACCGACTTCTGGGCCGTACTGACCCAGAACACCACGCTCAACCAGGTCTTCCACAGCTTCTCGGCGGCCTTCCTGACGGGCGGCGCCTTCATGGTGGGCATCGCCGCCTTCCATCTGATGCGCAAGAAGCACATCCCGGTCATGCGGACGTCCCTCCGGCTCGGCCTGGTCACCGTGGCGGTCGGCGGACTGCTCACCGCGGTCAGCGGAGACACCCTCGGCAAGGTCATGTACGAGCAGCAGCCGATGAAGATGGCCGCTGCCGAGGCACTGTGGGACGGCGAGAAGCCGGCGCCGTTCTCCGTCTTCGCCTACGGGGACGTCGACAAGGGACACAACAAGGTCGCCCTGGAGATACCCGGACTCCTGTCCTTCCTGGCCCACAGCGACTTCGAGTCCTATGTGCCGGGCATCAACGACACCAACAAGGCCCTCCAGGAGAAGTTCGGCCCCGGTGACTACAAGCCCATCGTTCCCGTCGCCTACTGGGGCTTCCGGTGGATGATCGGCTTCGGGATGGCGTCGTTCTCCATCGGCCTGCTGGGGCTGTGGCTCACGCGGAAGAAGTTCCTGCTGCCGGCCGCGTACCGGACCGGGGAGGACGAGGTACCGCATCTGGTCCTGCTGAGGAAGCCGCTCGGGTCGCGGCTGACCCGCCTGTACTGGCTGGTGGCGGTCTGGACGATGGCCTTCCCGCTGATCGCCAACTCCTGGGGTTGGATCTTCACCGAGATGGGCCGCCAGCCGTGGGTCGTCTACGGCCTGTTCCAGACCCGCGACGCGGTCTCCCCCGGTGTCTCCCAGGGTGAGGTCCTCACCTCGATGATCGTCTTCACCACGCTCTACGCCATCCTCGCCGTGATCGAGGTCAAGCTGCTCGTGAAGTACGTCAAGGCCGGCCCTCCCGAGCTCACCGAGGCCGACCTGAACCCGCCCACGAAGATCGGCGGCGACGCCCGTGACGCCGACAAGCCGATGGCCTTCTCGTACTAG
- the hisC gene encoding histidinol-phosphate transaminase — protein MSETSPKLRAELEGIPTYKPGRPAAANGPVAYKLSSNENPYPPLPGVMESVTAAASSFNRYPDMFCTDLVNELSDRFGVPASHLATGTGSVGVAQQLVQSTSGPGDEVIYAWRSFEAYPIITQISGATSVQVPLTPGAVHDLDAMADAVTDRTRLIFVCNPNNPTGTAVRRAELERFLDRVPGDVLVVLDEAYREFIRDPEVPDGVELYRERPNVCVLRTFSKAYGLAGLRVGFAIAHEPVAAALRKTAVPFGVSRLAQDAAIASLRAEDELLGRVGSLVCERNRVVDGLRDQGWTIPETQANFVWLPLGERAVAFAAACEQAGVIVRPFPGEGVRVTVGEAEGNDIFLKVTEGFRKEL, from the coding sequence GTGAGTGAGACGAGCCCCAAGCTGCGCGCCGAGCTGGAGGGAATTCCCACCTACAAGCCGGGCCGGCCGGCCGCGGCCAACGGGCCGGTGGCATACAAGCTGTCCTCCAACGAGAACCCCTATCCGCCGCTGCCCGGCGTGATGGAGAGCGTGACGGCCGCCGCCTCGTCCTTCAACCGCTACCCGGACATGTTCTGTACGGACCTGGTGAACGAGCTGTCCGACCGTTTCGGCGTCCCCGCGTCCCACCTGGCCACCGGCACCGGGTCGGTCGGTGTCGCCCAGCAGCTGGTGCAGTCCACCAGCGGGCCCGGCGACGAGGTGATCTACGCCTGGCGCTCCTTCGAGGCGTACCCGATCATCACGCAGATCAGTGGTGCCACGTCCGTGCAGGTGCCGTTGACGCCGGGTGCCGTGCACGACCTGGACGCGATGGCGGACGCGGTCACGGACCGGACTCGGCTGATTTTCGTCTGCAACCCCAACAACCCCACCGGCACGGCCGTTCGGCGGGCCGAGCTGGAGCGCTTCCTGGACCGGGTGCCGGGTGATGTGCTGGTCGTGCTCGATGAGGCCTACCGCGAGTTCATCCGCGACCCCGAGGTGCCGGACGGCGTCGAGTTGTACCGCGAGCGGCCCAACGTCTGTGTGCTGCGGACGTTTTCCAAGGCGTACGGCCTGGCCGGTCTGCGCGTCGGGTTCGCCATCGCGCATGAGCCGGTGGCCGCCGCCCTGCGCAAGACGGCGGTGCCCTTCGGAGTGAGCCGACTGGCGCAGGATGCGGCGATCGCCTCGCTGCGTGCCGAGGACGAGTTGCTCGGCCGGGTCGGGTCACTGGTGTGTGAGCGCAACCGCGTGGTCGACGGGTTGCGCGACCAGGGCTGGACGATCCCCGAGACTCAGGCCAACTTCGTGTGGCTGCCGCTGGGTGAGCGCGCGGTCGCCTTCGCGGCGGCGTGCGAGCAGGCGGGTGTGATCGTGCGGCCGTTCCCGGGCGAGGGTGTGCGCGTGACGGTCGGGGAGGCCGAGGGGAACGACATCTTCCTGAAGGTGACGGAAGGGTTCCGGAAAGAGCTGTGA
- a CDS encoding cyclophilin-like fold protein: protein MQTHLIKIRISWPSGHLTATLDDTPTTQALTKALPLASAAHTWGEEVYFDTGVAVSRETNARQVVEPGTVAFWTDGDALALPYGPTPISQGDECRLASPCNILGRIDGDPRVLATVHDGDPIRVEVVEG, encoded by the coding sequence ATGCAGACGCACCTGATAAAGATCCGTATCTCCTGGCCCTCGGGGCACCTCACTGCGACCCTCGACGACACCCCGACCACTCAGGCCCTGACCAAGGCACTGCCGCTTGCCTCCGCCGCGCACACCTGGGGCGAGGAGGTCTACTTCGACACGGGCGTCGCCGTTTCACGTGAAACGAACGCTCGGCAGGTCGTCGAGCCCGGCACGGTGGCCTTCTGGACCGACGGCGACGCCCTCGCACTCCCCTACGGGCCCACGCCCATCTCGCAAGGCGACGAGTGCCGCCTCGCCAGCCCGTGCAACATCCTCGGCCGTATCGACGGCGATCCCCGCGTCCTGGCCACCGTCCACGACGGCGACCCGATTCGGGTGGAGGTTGTGGAGGGCTGA
- the cydB gene encoding cytochrome d ubiquinol oxidase subunit II, which produces MELHDVWFVLIAVLWIGYFFLEGFDFGVGVLTKLLARNRPEKRVLINTIGPVWDGNEVWLLSAGGATFAAFPEWYATLFSGFYLPLLLILVCLIVRGVAFEYRAKRPEENWQRNWEHAIFWCSLIPAFLWGVAFGNIVGGVKIDRDFEYVGNLWDLLNPYALLGGLVTLTLFTFHGAVFTALKTVGDIRERARRLAFRVGLVTAALAVLFLLWTQIQSGNGKSLVAMVVAVAALVVALLANQAGREGWSFALSGVTIVAAVAMLFLSLFPNVMPSSLNDGWSLTVTNASSSPYTLKIMTWCAAIATPIVLLYQSWTYWVFRKRIGTQHIAEPAH; this is translated from the coding sequence ATGGAACTGCACGACGTCTGGTTCGTCCTGATCGCCGTCCTGTGGATCGGCTACTTCTTCCTGGAGGGCTTCGACTTCGGGGTCGGTGTCCTCACCAAGCTGCTGGCCCGCAACCGGCCGGAGAAGCGGGTACTGATCAACACGATCGGCCCGGTGTGGGACGGCAACGAGGTGTGGCTGCTGTCGGCCGGTGGCGCCACGTTCGCCGCCTTCCCCGAGTGGTACGCGACCCTCTTCTCGGGTTTCTACCTGCCGCTGCTGCTCATCCTGGTCTGCCTGATCGTCCGGGGCGTCGCGTTCGAGTACCGGGCCAAGCGGCCCGAGGAGAACTGGCAGCGCAACTGGGAGCACGCGATCTTCTGGTGCTCGCTGATCCCGGCGTTCCTGTGGGGCGTGGCCTTCGGCAACATCGTCGGCGGCGTGAAGATCGACCGTGACTTCGAGTACGTCGGCAACCTGTGGGACCTGCTCAACCCGTACGCGCTGCTCGGCGGTCTGGTGACGCTGACCCTGTTCACCTTCCACGGCGCGGTGTTCACGGCCCTCAAGACGGTCGGGGACATCCGGGAAAGGGCCCGCAGGCTGGCCTTCCGGGTCGGCCTTGTCACGGCCGCGCTGGCGGTGCTCTTCCTGCTGTGGACGCAGATCCAGAGTGGGAACGGCAAGAGCCTGGTCGCCATGGTGGTGGCGGTGGCCGCGCTGGTCGTGGCGCTCCTGGCGAACCAAGCCGGGCGCGAGGGCTGGTCGTTCGCGCTCTCCGGCGTCACCATCGTCGCCGCCGTCGCGATGCTCTTCCTGTCGCTGTTCCCGAACGTCATGCCGTCCTCGCTCAATGACGGCTGGAGCCTGACGGTCACCAACGCCTCGTCGAGCCCGTACACCCTGAAGATCATGACCTGGTGCGCGGCGATCGCCACACCGATCGTCCTGCTCTACCAGTCGTGGACGTACTGGGTGTTCCGCAAGCGGATCGGTACCCAGCACATCGCCGAACCCGCACATTGA
- a CDS encoding metallophosphoesterase yields MVEGSMTQGAGQGPEVERTATLRDFRVPAYVHETGPYVHSAHPGEVVSPVAEPVDHPDEYTPTERDLPVINRGDTVQVTVDPQAVPTPQPQPTTGPGPLYVVGDVHGYLDELVAALREKGLIDTAGQWCAGTTRLWFLGDFTDRGPDGIGVIDLVMRLSAEAAAAGGYCKALMGNHELLLLGAKRFGDTPVNSGAGTATFQAAWLLNGGQKTDMDRLQDHHLQWMARLDALVEIDGHLLVHSDTTAYLDYGDSIEAVNDNVREALTRNDADEVWDLFRKFTKRFSFRDEGGADAVRSLLDTYGGTRIVHGHSPIPYLLGEVGSEEGEDSTGPVVDGPHVYADGLAIAMDGGVTMAGKLLVQQLPLDI; encoded by the coding sequence ATGGTGGAGGGGTCGATGACTCAGGGGGCCGGTCAGGGACCCGAGGTGGAGCGGACGGCGACGTTGCGCGACTTCCGGGTGCCCGCTTACGTGCACGAGACCGGTCCGTACGTCCACAGCGCGCATCCCGGCGAGGTCGTCAGCCCCGTCGCCGAGCCGGTGGACCACCCGGACGAGTACACGCCCACGGAGCGCGACCTGCCCGTCATCAACCGGGGTGACACGGTTCAGGTGACCGTCGACCCGCAGGCCGTGCCGACCCCGCAGCCGCAGCCCACCACCGGTCCCGGCCCCCTGTACGTCGTGGGCGACGTACACGGCTACCTCGACGAGCTGGTGGCGGCGCTGCGGGAGAAGGGCCTCATCGACACCGCCGGCCAGTGGTGCGCCGGTACCACCCGGCTGTGGTTCCTGGGCGACTTCACCGACCGCGGCCCGGACGGCATTGGCGTGATCGACCTCGTGATGCGGCTGTCCGCCGAGGCTGCCGCGGCCGGCGGCTACTGCAAGGCCCTGATGGGCAACCACGAACTGCTCCTGCTCGGCGCCAAGCGGTTCGGCGACACGCCCGTCAACTCCGGCGCGGGCACCGCCACCTTCCAGGCGGCCTGGTTGCTCAACGGCGGACAGAAAACCGACATGGACCGGCTCCAGGACCACCACCTGCAGTGGATGGCCCGCCTCGACGCGCTCGTCGAGATCGACGGCCATCTGCTCGTCCACTCGGACACCACCGCCTATCTCGACTACGGCGACTCCATCGAGGCCGTCAACGACAACGTCCGCGAGGCCCTCACCCGTAACGACGCGGACGAGGTCTGGGACCTGTTCCGCAAGTTCACCAAGCGCTTCTCCTTCCGCGACGAGGGCGGCGCCGACGCCGTACGCTCACTGCTCGATACGTACGGCGGCACCCGAATCGTTCACGGCCACAGCCCGATTCCCTACCTGCTGGGCGAGGTCGGCTCCGAGGAGGGCGAGGACAGCACGGGACCGGTGGTCGACGGGCCGCACGTCTACGCCGACGGCCTCGCCATCGCGATGGACGGTGGGGTGACCATGGCCGGAAAGCTGCTGGTCCAGCAACTTCCCCTGGATATCTGA
- a CDS encoding LacI family DNA-binding transcriptional regulator, with translation MTAAGKHQVSRAETSRRGSRPGRAGIRDVAAAAGVSITTVSDALNGKGRLPDATRRHVREVADRLGYRPSAAARTLRTGKSGLIGLTVTTYGDEPFTFTEFAYFAEMARAATSAALARGYALVILPATSRHDVWSNVALDGTVVIDPSDQDPVVSELVRQGLPVVSDGRPAGSLPVTAWVDNDHEAAVLGILDHLAEAGARRIGLLTGTTTDTYTHLSTTAYLRWCERVGQDPVYEAYPAHDPCAGAVAADRLLARPDRPDAVYGLFDPNGTDLLAAARRYGLRVPDDLLLVCCSESTVYANTEPPITTLSLKPRRIGTAVVQLLIDAIESVESDQPVEQVIPTELIVRTSSQRRFPRTTVSPPRTPD, from the coding sequence ATGACAGCAGCAGGGAAGCACCAGGTGAGCCGCGCGGAAACCTCTCGTCGAGGCAGTCGGCCGGGCCGGGCGGGCATCAGAGATGTGGCCGCCGCCGCCGGGGTCTCCATCACGACCGTCTCCGACGCCCTCAACGGCAAGGGCCGGCTCCCGGACGCCACCCGCCGCCATGTCCGCGAGGTCGCCGACCGGCTGGGGTACCGCCCCTCGGCCGCGGCCCGAACTCTCCGTACCGGCAAGTCCGGCCTGATCGGTCTGACCGTGACGACATACGGGGATGAACCTTTCACCTTCACGGAGTTCGCGTACTTCGCGGAGATGGCCCGCGCCGCCACCTCGGCCGCGCTCGCCCGCGGCTACGCCCTCGTCATCCTGCCCGCGACCTCCCGCCACGACGTGTGGTCGAACGTCGCCCTCGACGGCACCGTTGTCATCGACCCCTCCGACCAGGATCCGGTCGTCAGCGAACTGGTCAGGCAGGGTTTACCGGTCGTCTCCGACGGCCGCCCGGCCGGCTCGCTTCCGGTCACGGCGTGGGTCGACAACGACCACGAGGCCGCGGTGCTCGGCATCCTCGACCACCTCGCCGAGGCCGGCGCCCGACGGATCGGCCTGCTGACCGGGACCACGACCGACACCTACACACACCTGTCCACGACGGCGTACCTGCGCTGGTGCGAACGTGTCGGCCAGGACCCGGTGTACGAGGCGTACCCGGCGCACGATCCCTGCGCGGGCGCTGTCGCCGCCGACCGACTGCTCGCCCGGCCCGACCGGCCGGACGCCGTCTACGGTCTGTTCGACCCGAACGGCACCGACCTGCTCGCCGCCGCCCGTCGCTACGGACTGCGCGTACCGGACGATCTGCTGCTGGTCTGCTGCAGCGAGTCCACCGTGTACGCGAACACCGAGCCGCCCATCACCACGCTCTCCCTGAAGCCGCGCCGGATCGGCACGGCCGTGGTCCAGCTGCTCATCGACGCCATCGAGAGCGTCGAGTCGGACCAGCCGGTCGAGCAGGTCATACCGACCGAGCTGATCGTGCGCACGTCATCACAACGGCGCTTCCCGCGCACCACGGTCAGCCCACCGCGGACGCCCGACTAG
- the thiC gene encoding phosphomethylpyrimidine synthase ThiC, protein MANKDARTPASTQNATNDASNGEAGKSIGWHKAYVEGSRPDLRVPVRQVHLTNGQSVTLYDTSGPYTDPLVDTDVRRGLPPLRENWIIARGDTEEYAGRPVRPEDDGIKHTSPRGGLRNLDAVFPGRPRLPRRSRDGQAVTQLAYARRGEITPEMEYVAIRENVSPEVVREEIAAGRAVLPANVNHPEIEPMIIGKRFLVKVNANIGNSAVTSSIEEEVEKMTWATRWGADTVMDLSTGRNIHTTREWVLRNSPVPIGTVPLYQALEKVDGKAEELTWEIYKDTVIEQAEQGVDYMTVHAGVRLPYVPLTANRKTGIVSRGGSIMAAWCLAHHKESFLYENFEELCEILAAYDVTYSLGDGLRPGSIADANDEAQFAELRTLGELNRIAKRFNVQTMIEGPGHVPMHKIKENIDLQQEICDEAPFYTLGPLTTDVAPAYDHITSGIGAAMIAWWGTAMLCYVTPKEHLGLPNRDDVKTGVITYKIAAHAADLAKGHPGAQEWDDALSDARFEFRWEDQFNLALDPDTAREFHDETLPAEPAKTAHFCSMCGPKFCSMKISQSITERFGGAAAEGASPEEIAEGMLQKSKEFAASGNRVYLPLAD, encoded by the coding sequence TCGGCTGGCACAAGGCGTACGTCGAGGGTTCGCGCCCCGACCTGCGCGTGCCAGTCCGTCAGGTGCACCTCACCAACGGGCAGTCGGTCACGCTGTACGACACATCCGGCCCGTACACCGATCCACTCGTCGACACCGACGTCCGCCGCGGTCTTCCGCCGCTGCGGGAAAACTGGATCATTGCTCGCGGCGACACGGAGGAGTACGCGGGCCGTCCCGTCCGTCCCGAGGACGACGGGATCAAGCACACCTCGCCGCGCGGCGGGCTGCGCAACCTCGACGCCGTCTTCCCCGGCCGCCCGCGCCTGCCACGCCGCAGCCGCGACGGTCAGGCGGTCACGCAGCTCGCGTACGCGCGCCGGGGCGAGATCACGCCCGAGATGGAGTACGTGGCCATCCGGGAGAACGTTTCGCCCGAGGTCGTACGGGAGGAGATCGCGGCGGGCCGGGCCGTACTGCCCGCCAACGTCAACCACCCGGAGATCGAGCCGATGATCATCGGCAAGCGGTTCCTGGTGAAGGTCAACGCCAACATCGGCAACTCCGCGGTGACGTCCTCCATCGAGGAGGAGGTCGAGAAGATGACCTGGGCGACCCGCTGGGGAGCCGACACGGTCATGGACCTGTCCACCGGCCGCAACATCCACACCACCCGCGAGTGGGTGCTGCGCAACTCCCCCGTCCCCATCGGCACGGTGCCGCTCTACCAGGCGCTGGAGAAGGTCGACGGCAAGGCCGAGGAGCTGACCTGGGAGATCTACAAGGACACGGTCATCGAGCAGGCCGAGCAGGGCGTGGACTACATGACGGTCCACGCGGGCGTACGCCTGCCGTACGTGCCGCTGACGGCGAACCGCAAGACCGGCATCGTCTCGCGCGGCGGCTCGATCATGGCGGCGTGGTGCCTGGCGCACCACAAGGAATCGTTCCTGTACGAGAACTTCGAGGAGCTCTGCGAGATCCTCGCCGCCTACGACGTCACGTACTCGCTGGGCGACGGCCTCAGGCCGGGCTCGATCGCGGACGCCAACGACGAGGCGCAGTTCGCGGAGCTGCGAACGCTCGGGGAACTCAACCGGATCGCCAAGCGTTTCAACGTGCAGACCATGATCGAGGGCCCGGGACATGTCCCGATGCACAAGATCAAGGAGAACATCGACCTTCAGCAGGAGATCTGCGATGAAGCTCCGTTCTATACGCTCGGCCCGCTGACGACGGACGTCGCGCCGGCGTACGACCACATCACCTCCGGCATCGGTGCCGCGATGATCGCTTGGTGGGGCACGGCCATGCTCTGCTACGTCACGCCCAAGGAGCACCTGGGCCTGCCCAATCGCGACGACGTCAAGACCGGCGTCATCACCTACAAGATCGCTGCCCACGCAGCCGACCTCGCCAAGGGACACCCCGGTGCGCAGGAATGGGACGACGCGCTGTCCGACGCCCGCTTCGAGTTCCGGTGGGAGGACCAGTTCAACCTGGCCCTCGACCCGGACACGGCACGGGAGTTCCACGACGAGACCCTCCCGGCTGAGCCCGCCAAGACGGCGCACTTCTGCTCGATGTGCGGGCCGAAGTTCTGCTCGATGAAGATTAGCCAAAGCATCACAGAGCGGTTCGGTGGTGCGGCGGCTGAGGGAGCCTCGCCCGAGGAGATCGCAGAGGGCATGCTCCAGAAGTCGAAGGAGTTCGCGGCGAGCGGGAACCGCGTATACCTGCCGCTGGCGGACTGA